The following proteins are encoded in a genomic region of bacterium:
- a CDS encoding DUF5618 family protein gives KSVNSYREMLRKHLTIHNGKILKSFEFLYKELHIAGYYRGLLYNANSLKEILKSAKEFIEKIES, from the coding sequence GAAATCTGTAAATAGCTATAGGGAAATGTTGCGAAAGCATCTTACAATTCATAATGGGAAGATATTAAAAAGTTTTGAATTTTTATATAAAGAGTTACACATAGCAGGTTATTATAGAGGACTTCTTTATAATGCAAATAGTCTTAAAGAAATATTAAAGTCAGCAAAGGAATTTATAGAGAAGATTGAATCTT